From a single Alkalihalophilus pseudofirmus genomic region:
- the tkt gene encoding transketolase: MSTNVELKAINTIRTLSIDSIEKANSGHPGMPMGAAPMAFSLWTKYMQHNPSNPDWANRDRFVLSAGHGSMLLYSLLHLTGYDVSLEDLQSFRQWGSKTPGHPEFGHTPGVEATTGPLGQGVAMAVGMAMAERHLASTYNRDGYNIVDHYTYSICGDGDLMEGVSAEAASLAGHLKLGRLIVMYDSNDISLDGELNRSFSESVEDRYKAYGWQVIRVEDGNNIDEINRAVKAAKEDDRPTLIEVKTVIGYGSPNKSGKSASHGAPLGADEVKLTREAYKWEGDGDFHIPEDVKEFYNNVKEQGAKAEESWNELFATYKEAYPELAAQFESAVKGELPEGWDQDAPVYDVGSSVATRASSGEALNAFAKHVPQLIGGSADLASSNKTMMKDLGDFTREDYSGRNVWFGVREFAMGAAVNGMALHGGVKVFGATFFVFSDYLRPAIRLSALMNLPVIYVFTHDSIAVGEDGPTHEPVEQLAALRAMPGLSVVRPGDSNETVAAWKLALESKDTPTALVLTRQNLPTIEGTKETAYEGVKKGAYIVSRANGDADLLLLASGSEVPLAVEAQAVLEKEGIHASVISMPSWDRFEAQPKEYKDEVISPNVKARLGIEMGASLGWHKYVGDHGDVLAIDQFGASAPGERIMQEYGFTVDNVVAKAKVLLNK; encoded by the coding sequence ATGTCAACAAATGTTGAATTAAAAGCAATTAATACCATTCGTACATTATCAATTGATAGTATTGAAAAAGCGAACTCAGGCCATCCAGGTATGCCAATGGGTGCAGCTCCGATGGCATTTAGTCTATGGACAAAATATATGCAGCACAATCCTTCAAACCCCGATTGGGCAAACCGTGATCGTTTTGTATTATCTGCTGGTCATGGATCTATGCTGCTTTACAGCCTTCTTCACTTGACTGGATATGATGTTTCTCTAGAAGACTTACAATCATTTCGTCAATGGGGAAGTAAGACACCTGGTCACCCTGAATTTGGACATACTCCTGGAGTAGAAGCTACTACCGGCCCATTAGGACAAGGTGTGGCAATGGCAGTAGGTATGGCAATGGCAGAACGTCATTTAGCTAGTACATATAATCGTGATGGGTACAATATCGTTGATCATTACACATACAGCATTTGTGGAGATGGAGATTTAATGGAGGGTGTTTCTGCAGAAGCAGCATCACTAGCAGGACACTTAAAATTAGGCCGCCTTATTGTGATGTATGATTCAAATGATATTTCACTTGATGGTGAATTAAACCGTTCATTCTCAGAGAGCGTTGAAGATCGTTATAAAGCATACGGATGGCAAGTCATTCGTGTGGAAGACGGAAATAACATTGATGAGATTAACCGTGCGGTTAAAGCGGCTAAAGAAGATGATCGTCCAACGTTAATTGAAGTGAAGACAGTTATCGGCTACGGCTCTCCAAACAAATCTGGTAAATCAGCTTCTCACGGAGCTCCGCTTGGTGCTGATGAAGTGAAGCTTACACGTGAAGCATATAAATGGGAAGGCGATGGAGATTTTCACATTCCTGAAGACGTTAAAGAGTTTTATAATAATGTGAAAGAACAAGGTGCAAAAGCGGAAGAAAGCTGGAATGAGTTATTTGCAACATATAAAGAGGCTTATCCTGAGCTTGCTGCCCAATTTGAATCTGCTGTTAAAGGCGAACTTCCTGAGGGCTGGGATCAAGATGCTCCAGTATATGATGTCGGCTCAAGCGTAGCAACTCGTGCATCATCAGGTGAGGCATTAAATGCATTTGCTAAACATGTTCCTCAACTTATCGGAGGTTCAGCTGACTTAGCATCTTCAAACAAAACAATGATGAAAGATCTTGGTGACTTTACTCGTGAAGATTACAGCGGCCGCAATGTGTGGTTTGGTGTTCGTGAATTTGCGATGGGTGCAGCTGTAAATGGTATGGCTCTGCACGGGGGAGTGAAAGTATTCGGAGCAACATTCTTTGTGTTTTCTGACTACCTGCGTCCCGCTATCCGCCTATCTGCATTAATGAATCTTCCAGTCATTTATGTCTTTACACATGATAGTATTGCTGTAGGTGAAGATGGTCCGACACATGAGCCTGTTGAACAATTAGCAGCTCTTCGTGCAATGCCTGGTTTATCTGTTGTTCGTCCTGGTGACAGCAATGAAACGGTTGCAGCGTGGAAATTAGCGCTTGAATCAAAAGATACACCAACAGCATTAGTTCTTACTCGTCAAAACCTTCCTACTATTGAAGGAACAAAGGAAACGGCTTATGAAGGTGTGAAAAAAGGTGCTTATATTGTATCTCGTGCAAATGGAGATGCAGACTTACTTTTATTAGCCTCTGGTTCAGAGGTTCCACTAGCAGTAGAAGCGCAAGCAGTGCTTGAAAAAGAAGGCATTCATGCATCTGTTATCAGCATGCCAAGCTGGGATCGCTTTGAAGCACAGCCAAAAGAATACAAGGATGAAGTTATTTCTCCAAATGTAAAAGCTCGTTTAGGTATTGAAATGGGAGCATCTCTTGGCTGGC
- a CDS encoding DUF896 domain-containing protein: protein MLSKDKIARINELSKRSKSTGLTKSEEKEQQALRKEYIQTFRKSFKNQLHSVKVVDEEGNDVTPQALKDSKQKKNGGFTH from the coding sequence ATGCTATCAAAAGATAAGATTGCTAGAATTAATGAGCTTTCTAAACGATCAAAATCAACAGGCTTAACGAAATCAGAGGAAAAAGAGCAGCAAGCTCTTAGAAAAGAATATATCCAAACGTTCCGTAAATCCTTCAAAAATCAGCTGCACTCCGTAAAAGTAGTAGATGAAGAGGGAAATGATGTGACACCTCAAGCATTGAAAGATAGTAAACAGAAGAAGAACGGCGGCTTCACCCATTAA
- a CDS encoding YneB family resolvase-like protein → MRTNKKTSKMINNNQAIIYCRVSTEKETQQTSIERQKSELEKIAEDYGLEVVHVIEEKASGYEIDREGILKLLDLIKEDKAQSVLVQDDTRLGRGHAKMAILHQLRKDDITIYTIQDEGELRLSEADSMVLDIVSIVEEYQRKLHNLKIKRGMRAAVERGYRPQDNLSGERIGGRDKKEVPIEDIVRLRERKLTFHDIAATLRGFGYDVSKATVHRRYREYEEAKSNQDLNS, encoded by the coding sequence ATGCGTACGAACAAAAAGACAAGCAAAATGATAAATAATAACCAAGCTATTATTTATTGTAGAGTAAGCACAGAAAAAGAAACACAGCAAACATCCATCGAAAGACAGAAAAGTGAATTAGAAAAGATAGCTGAAGATTACGGGCTAGAAGTGGTGCACGTAATTGAAGAGAAAGCAAGCGGTTATGAAATCGATCGTGAAGGAATATTGAAATTACTAGACCTTATTAAGGAAGACAAAGCACAATCAGTTTTGGTCCAAGATGATACTCGGCTTGGGCGCGGACATGCGAAGATGGCTATCCTTCATCAGCTCCGAAAAGATGATATTACAATCTATACGATTCAGGATGAGGGAGAGCTGCGCCTATCGGAAGCAGATTCGATGGTTCTTGATATCGTCTCAATTGTTGAAGAGTATCAACGTAAATTACATAATTTGAAAATAAAGCGAGGGATGAGGGCAGCGGTGGAAAGGGGATATAGACCTCAAGATAATCTAAGCGGCGAAAGAATAGGCGGCAGGGATAAAAAGGAAGTACCCATTGAAGATATTGTCCGGCTTCGTGAGCGTAAATTAACTTTTCATGATATAGCTGCGACATTAAGAGGTTTCGGTTATGATGTTTCAAAAGCCACTGTCCATCGCCGGTATCGTGAATATGAAGAAGCGAAATCAAATCAAGATTTAAACAGCTAA